The following proteins come from a genomic window of Syngnathus acus chromosome 15, fSynAcu1.2, whole genome shotgun sequence:
- the fgfr2 gene encoding fibroblast growth factor receptor 2 isoform X2 codes for MGSVSRGRRRRGVWGALAPSNGMASWAWLLAAVLLSLLTVSLARPPLTATKEEEATLEPEEASNQYQISKPTVCSVHPGEVLKLSCPLPATGTIIWTKDGSSLGTNNRTLIEQEVLQIRDATPKDSGLYECTIVGKDTVCFIVNVTDAISSGDDEDDTDRTEDAGADGEQLSAPYWTSVAKMEKKLHAVPAANTVKFRCSAGGNPRPKLRWLKNSRPFRQEDRMGGYKVRSQHWTLIMESVVPSDKGNYTCLVENEFGTISHTYTLDVVERSPHRPILQAGLPANISVYVGEDARFVCKVYSDAQPHIQWLKHITQNGSRYGPDGHPYVKVLKRSGINSSNAEVLNLTNVTPEDAGEYICKVSNYIGEANQSGWLTVIPAAEKNVAPISPDYVEIAIYCAGVFLIACMVGIVVVCRMRNTTKKPDFSGQPAVHKLSKQIPLRRQVTVSADSSASMNSNTPLVRITTRRSSAHDDPIPEYDLPQDPRWEFSRDRLTLGKPLGEGCFGQVVMAEALGIDKDKPKEAVTVAVKMLKDDATEKDLSDLVSEMEMMKMIGKHKNIINLLGACTQDGPLYVIVEYASKGNLREYLRARRPPGMEYSYDIARVSDEQLTFKDLVSCTYQVARGMEYLASQKCIHRDLAARNVLVTESNVMKIADFGLARDVHNIDYYKKTTNGRLPVKWMAPEALFDRVYTHQSDVWSFGVLMWEIFTLGGSPYPGIPVEELFKLLKEGHRMDKPGNCTNELYMMMKDCWHAISSHRPTFKQLVEDLDRILTLSTNEEYLDLCTPTEQYSPIFPDTRSSCSSGDDSVFSPEPLPDEPCLPKYQHINGNVKT; via the exons ATGGGATCAGTGTCCAGGGGGCGTCGGAGAAGGGGGGTATGGGGAGCGCTGGCCCCCTCTAACGGGATGGCCTCGTGGGCCTGGCTTCTGGCTGCCGTCCTGCTGTCCCTGTTGACTGTCAGCTTGGCCCGGCCACCCCTAACCGCCACCAAAGAAGAGGAGGCCACTCTGGAACCTGAAG AGGCATCCAACCAATATCAAATTTCTAAGCCCACGGTGTGCTCTGTGCACCCGGGGGAGGTGTTGAAGCTGAGCTGCCCTCTGCCGGCAACGGGGACCATCATCTGGACCAAAGATGGCAGCTCTCTGGGCACCAACAACCGCACACTGATAGAGCAGGAGGTGCTGCAGATCCGTGATGCCACACCCAAGGATTCGGGGCTGTATGAATGCACCATTGTGGGCAAAGACACGGTCTGCTTCATAGTCAATGTCACAG ATGCCATCTCTTCGGGGGATGATGAGGACGATACGGACCGAACAGAAGACGCAGGGGCGGATGGAGAACAGCTAA GCGCCCCATACTGGACCTCGGTTGCAAAGATGGAGAAGAAGCTGCATGCAGTGCCAGCTGCCAACACAGTCAAGTTCCGCTGTTCTGCAGGAGGCAACCCCCGGCCCAAGCTGCGCTGGCTTAAAAACAGCAGGCCTTTCCGCCAAGAGGACCGCATGGGAGGTTATAAG GTACGAAGTCAGCACTGGACCCTTATTATGGAAAGTGTGGTTCCATCGGACAAAGGCAACTACACCTGCTTGGTGGAGAATGAGTTTGGAACCATCAGCCACACCTACACCTTGGATGTTGTGG AGCGGTCCCCTCACCGGCCCATTCTCCAAGCTGGCCTTCCCGCCAACATATCGGTCTATGTTGGAGAAGATGCCCGCTTTGTCTGCAAAGTGTACAGCGATGCCCAACCTCATATCCAGTGGCTGAAGCACATCACACAGAACGGCAGTCGCTACGGTCCCGATGGGCACCCTTATGTCAAAGTGCTTAAG CGTTCAGGCATTAACAGCTCCAATGCGGAGGTGCTCAACCTCACCAACGTGACGCCGGAGGACGCTGGAGAGTATATCTGTAAAGTCTCCAATTATATAGGGGAAGCCAACCAGTCTGGCTGGCTGACTGTCATCCCAG CTGCAGAGAAAAACGTGGCGCCAATTTCTCCCGATTATGTGGAGATCGCAATTTACTGCGCAGGCGTCTTCCTCATCGCCTGCATGGTGGGCATCGTGGTGGTGTGCCGCATGAGGAACACAACCAAAAAGCCGGACTTTAGTGGCCAACCTGCAGTTCACAAACTGAGCAAACAGATCCCCCTGCGCCGCCAGGTAACA GTGTCAGCTGACTCCAGCGCTTCCATGAACTCCAACACGCCGCTTGTTCGCATCACCACGCGGCGGAGTTCTGCGCACGATGACCCCATCCCTGAGTACGACCTTCCTCAGGATCCGCGGTGGGAGTTTTCCAGAGACAG GTTGACCCTGGGCAAACCGCTCGGTGAGGGCTGCTTCGGCCAAGTTGTAATGGCAGAAGCTCTTGGCATTGATAAAGACAAACCCAAAGAGGCTGTAACTGTTGCTGTCAAGATGCTGAAAG aTGACGCCACCGAAAAGGACTTGTCTGACCTGGTGTCAGAGATGgaaatgatgaagatgatcGGTAAACAtaagaacatcatcaatcTGTTGGGGGCCTGCACGCAAGACG GCCCCCTGTATGTGATCGTGGAGTACGCCTCCAAAGGTAATCTTAGGGAGTACCTCCGAGCCCGCCGCCCCCCTGGAATGGAGTACTCCTACGACATTGCTCGCGTCTCTGACGAACAGCTCACTTTCAAAGATCTGGTCTCTTGCACTTATCAAGTGGCACGCGGCATGGAGTACCTTGCATCCCAAAAG TGTATACACAGAGACCTGGCAGCCAGGAATGTCCTGGTCACAGAGAGCAACGTCATGAAGATCGCTGACTTTGGTTTGGCCCGCGATGTCCATAACATCGACTACTATAAAAAGACAACCAAT GGTCGTCTTCCTGTCAAATGGATGGCTCCCGAAGCGCTTTTTGACCGGGTCTACACTCACCAGAGTGATGT GTGGTCATTTGGGGTGCTTATGTGGGAGATCTTCACCTTAGGGGGCTCTCCGTACCCTGGCATCCCCGTGGAAGAGCTCTTCAAGCTGCTCAAAGAGGGCCATCGCATGGACAAGCCCGGCAACTGCACCAATGAGCT CTATATGATGATGAAAGACTGCTGGCACGCCATCTCATCCCATCGACCAACCTTCAAGCAGCTTGTTGAGGATCTGGATCGCATTCTCACCCTCAGCACCAACGAG GAGTATCTGGACCTGTGTACCCCCACAGAGCAGTATTCTCCAATCTTCCCCGACACTCGCAGCTCCTGCTCCTCTGGCGATGACTCTGTCTTCTCACCCGAGCCCTTACCGGATGAGCCGTGTCTCCCCAAGTATCAGCACATCAATGGCAATGTCAAAACATGA
- the fgfr2 gene encoding fibroblast growth factor receptor 2 isoform X1 produces the protein MGSVSRGRRRRGVWGALAPSNGMASWAWLLAAVLLSLLTVSLARPPLTATKEEEATLEPEEASNQYQISKPTVCSVHPGEVLKLSCPLPATGTIIWTKDGSSLGTNNRTLIEQEVLQIRDATPKDSGLYECTIVGKDTVCFIVNVTDAISSGDDEDDTDRTEDAGADGEQLSAPYWTSVAKMEKKLHAVPAANTVKFRCSAGGNPRPKLRWLKNSRPFRQEDRMGGYKVRSQHWTLIMESVVPSDKGNYTCLVENEFGTISHTYTLDVVERSPHRPILQAGLPANISVYVGEDARFVCKVYSDAQPHIQWLKHITQNGSRYGPDGHPYVKVLKTAGVNTTDKEIEVLYLPNVTFEHAGEYTCLAGNSIGISFHTAWLTVLPAAEKNVAPISPDYVEIAIYCAGVFLIACMVGIVVVCRMRNTTKKPDFSGQPAVHKLSKQIPLRRQVTVSADSSASMNSNTPLVRITTRRSSAHDDPIPEYDLPQDPRWEFSRDRLTLGKPLGEGCFGQVVMAEALGIDKDKPKEAVTVAVKMLKDDATEKDLSDLVSEMEMMKMIGKHKNIINLLGACTQDGPLYVIVEYASKGNLREYLRARRPPGMEYSYDIARVSDEQLTFKDLVSCTYQVARGMEYLASQKCIHRDLAARNVLVTESNVMKIADFGLARDVHNIDYYKKTTNGRLPVKWMAPEALFDRVYTHQSDVWSFGVLMWEIFTLGGSPYPGIPVEELFKLLKEGHRMDKPGNCTNELYMMMKDCWHAISSHRPTFKQLVEDLDRILTLSTNEEYLDLCTPTEQYSPIFPDTRSSCSSGDDSVFSPEPLPDEPCLPKYQHINGNVKT, from the exons ATGGGATCAGTGTCCAGGGGGCGTCGGAGAAGGGGGGTATGGGGAGCGCTGGCCCCCTCTAACGGGATGGCCTCGTGGGCCTGGCTTCTGGCTGCCGTCCTGCTGTCCCTGTTGACTGTCAGCTTGGCCCGGCCACCCCTAACCGCCACCAAAGAAGAGGAGGCCACTCTGGAACCTGAAG AGGCATCCAACCAATATCAAATTTCTAAGCCCACGGTGTGCTCTGTGCACCCGGGGGAGGTGTTGAAGCTGAGCTGCCCTCTGCCGGCAACGGGGACCATCATCTGGACCAAAGATGGCAGCTCTCTGGGCACCAACAACCGCACACTGATAGAGCAGGAGGTGCTGCAGATCCGTGATGCCACACCCAAGGATTCGGGGCTGTATGAATGCACCATTGTGGGCAAAGACACGGTCTGCTTCATAGTCAATGTCACAG ATGCCATCTCTTCGGGGGATGATGAGGACGATACGGACCGAACAGAAGACGCAGGGGCGGATGGAGAACAGCTAA GCGCCCCATACTGGACCTCGGTTGCAAAGATGGAGAAGAAGCTGCATGCAGTGCCAGCTGCCAACACAGTCAAGTTCCGCTGTTCTGCAGGAGGCAACCCCCGGCCCAAGCTGCGCTGGCTTAAAAACAGCAGGCCTTTCCGCCAAGAGGACCGCATGGGAGGTTATAAG GTACGAAGTCAGCACTGGACCCTTATTATGGAAAGTGTGGTTCCATCGGACAAAGGCAACTACACCTGCTTGGTGGAGAATGAGTTTGGAACCATCAGCCACACCTACACCTTGGATGTTGTGG AGCGGTCCCCTCACCGGCCCATTCTCCAAGCTGGCCTTCCCGCCAACATATCGGTCTATGTTGGAGAAGATGCCCGCTTTGTCTGCAAAGTGTACAGCGATGCCCAACCTCATATCCAGTGGCTGAAGCACATCACACAGAACGGCAGTCGCTACGGTCCCGATGGGCACCCTTATGTCAAAGTGCTTAAG ACCGCGGGTGTAAACACCACAGATAAGGAGATAGAAGTTCTCTACTTGCCCAATGTAACATTTGAACATGCTGGGGAGTATACGTGCTTGGCGGGTAATTCTATTGGGATCTCCTTTCACACTGCTTGGTTGACGGTGCTTCCAG CTGCAGAGAAAAACGTGGCGCCAATTTCTCCCGATTATGTGGAGATCGCAATTTACTGCGCAGGCGTCTTCCTCATCGCCTGCATGGTGGGCATCGTGGTGGTGTGCCGCATGAGGAACACAACCAAAAAGCCGGACTTTAGTGGCCAACCTGCAGTTCACAAACTGAGCAAACAGATCCCCCTGCGCCGCCAGGTAACA GTGTCAGCTGACTCCAGCGCTTCCATGAACTCCAACACGCCGCTTGTTCGCATCACCACGCGGCGGAGTTCTGCGCACGATGACCCCATCCCTGAGTACGACCTTCCTCAGGATCCGCGGTGGGAGTTTTCCAGAGACAG GTTGACCCTGGGCAAACCGCTCGGTGAGGGCTGCTTCGGCCAAGTTGTAATGGCAGAAGCTCTTGGCATTGATAAAGACAAACCCAAAGAGGCTGTAACTGTTGCTGTCAAGATGCTGAAAG aTGACGCCACCGAAAAGGACTTGTCTGACCTGGTGTCAGAGATGgaaatgatgaagatgatcGGTAAACAtaagaacatcatcaatcTGTTGGGGGCCTGCACGCAAGACG GCCCCCTGTATGTGATCGTGGAGTACGCCTCCAAAGGTAATCTTAGGGAGTACCTCCGAGCCCGCCGCCCCCCTGGAATGGAGTACTCCTACGACATTGCTCGCGTCTCTGACGAACAGCTCACTTTCAAAGATCTGGTCTCTTGCACTTATCAAGTGGCACGCGGCATGGAGTACCTTGCATCCCAAAAG TGTATACACAGAGACCTGGCAGCCAGGAATGTCCTGGTCACAGAGAGCAACGTCATGAAGATCGCTGACTTTGGTTTGGCCCGCGATGTCCATAACATCGACTACTATAAAAAGACAACCAAT GGTCGTCTTCCTGTCAAATGGATGGCTCCCGAAGCGCTTTTTGACCGGGTCTACACTCACCAGAGTGATGT GTGGTCATTTGGGGTGCTTATGTGGGAGATCTTCACCTTAGGGGGCTCTCCGTACCCTGGCATCCCCGTGGAAGAGCTCTTCAAGCTGCTCAAAGAGGGCCATCGCATGGACAAGCCCGGCAACTGCACCAATGAGCT CTATATGATGATGAAAGACTGCTGGCACGCCATCTCATCCCATCGACCAACCTTCAAGCAGCTTGTTGAGGATCTGGATCGCATTCTCACCCTCAGCACCAACGAG GAGTATCTGGACCTGTGTACCCCCACAGAGCAGTATTCTCCAATCTTCCCCGACACTCGCAGCTCCTGCTCCTCTGGCGATGACTCTGTCTTCTCACCCGAGCCCTTACCGGATGAGCCGTGTCTCCCCAAGTATCAGCACATCAATGGCAATGTCAAAACATGA